CGGTATAGGCGCGACGCGCCTCCGGGGTCGCCAGCTCGGCGAAATCGCCCTCGGTAAAGCGCGGGATCGCCAGGTTAAACAGCGGGGTCGACACCGACTCGCACCACTGTTTAATCGTCTCATCCACCGGCGCGTCGGTCACGCACGGCTGTCCAAGCCCATCTACGTAGCGCACAATGTCCATGCTCTCCGGCATATACGTGCCGTCGTCTTTTTCCAGAATCGGCACCACTTTGCGCCCGACCATGCGGGTCGGGGTGTCGGCATCGCCTTCCATAATGACGCACACCTCAACCGGCAGCTTTTTCAGGCCGACAATCATCAGGGCGCGAACGCAGAACGGGCAGTGCTCGTAGATATGCAGCTTCATGCAATTCTCCATGAGGGGCGCGGCGACCATCTGTTATCGCTCGCAAAAAAGACTACTGATGAGTAACCTTACTCGATAGTAACATAACGCGTTTGCGTGACAAGCGCGACGAAAACGCCCGATGCGATACCTTTGCCGTCTGGCTTGCAGTAAGCTTACGCCGTTCATGTGACCCAGGGAGAGAGGATTTGCAGACTGACGCTGACCACCCGGAAAGCCATAAACCGAAACGGGGCGCCGCCACCCGCCGTCGGCTGTTGAAACACGCCTGCGCCGAATTCGCGCGGCTTGGCTATCACAGCACCAAAGTCAGCAATATCGTGAAGGCGAGCGGCCTGAGCCAGCCGACGTTTTATCTCTATTTCGCCAGCAAAGAAGCCGCTTATGAAGAGCTGGTGAGCGAGTTTCGCCTGCGCCTGGAGCGGCTCACCGAAACGCTGCTGATCCGCGACCGCGTCGAAGGCGAGGCGCTGGTGAAAAGCGTGCAGCAGAGTTTCCTTAAGCTGCTGAATTTCCTAGCCGAAGACCAGGCGCTGACCGAAATCGGCTTCTTTCAGCCGCCCGGCTGCACGCAAACTAAGGCCACGCTGGTGAATGCCATCGCCAGCAATATCGTCAAAGAGCAGACCCTCGGCCTGTTTCGCAACGATATCGACGCGCTGCATATGGCCCGCTGCTGCGTGGGCATGATAGACCAGATGGCGCGCGTCCCGGCGGATGAGGCCGCTCCGGAGGCGCTGGCGCTCGGCTGCGCGCAGCTCCTGTGTGAAGGGATCTGGGTGCGCAGCCAGCATCACGACGCCTGAGCCTTTCCCGTCTTCTGCGCCCGGTGACCCACGGCGGGCGCACAAATCCGCAGCACAATGATTGATAAGCCAAAAGTCATCGGCGAAGATAGCTTCCGGCGCTTCGCTTCGCGATGCCCGACGCGGCCATTGACCGTTTGCGTGCGGCGAAGCCTCCCTGAACCAGATTATGCCCATTGCGCCAGAAACCAGCCGCATTACCTTTACGCATTATCGCTTTTACAGACCGCCAGCCAGAGGAATGGACGATGCAACACCGTCTCACCATTAAAGACATCGCGCGCTTAAGCGGCGTGGGGAAATCCACCGTGTCGCGCGTGCTGAATAACGAGAGCGGCGTCAGCGAACGCACCCGTGAAAAGGTTGAGGCGGTAATGCGCCAGCATGGCTTCTCCCCTTCCCGCTCGGCGCGCGCGATGCGCGGCCAGAGCGATAAAGTCGTCGCGATTATCGTCACCCGTCTGGATTCGCTGTCGGAAAACCTGGCGGTGCAGACCATCCTGCCCGCGCTGTATGAACAGGGTTACGATCCGATCATGCTGGAGAGCCGTTTCTCGCCGGCGCTGGTGCAGGAGCATTTGGGCGTGCTGAGCCGCCGCCATATCGACGGCGTGATTTTGTTTGGCTTTAGCGGCATCAGCGACGTGCTGACGACCGCCTGGGAGAAATCGCTGGTGCTGCTGGCGCGCGACGCGCCGGGTTTTGCATCGGTCTGCTACGAAGATGACGGGGCGATACGGCTGTTAATGCAGCGCCTGTATGACCACGGTCACCGCCATATCAGCTTCCTCGGCGTGCCGCACAGCGATATCACGACCGGCAAGCGACGCCACGAGGCGTATCTCAGTTTCTGCAAACAGCATGGGCTGACGCCGCGCGACACGCTGCCGGGGCTTGCGATGAAGCAGGGTTATGAACACGCCGCCGACGTGCTGAGTGAAGAAACCACCGCGCTGGTCTGCGCGACCGATACCCTTGCCATCGGCGCCAGTAAATATCTCCAGCAGCGCGGCGGCGCGCCGGTACAGCTTGCGAGCGTCGGCAACACGCCGCTGCTCAAATTCCTGCACCCGGAGGCGATCGCGGTCGATCCCGGTTATGGCGAAGCCGGACGCGCGGCGGCGAAACAGCTTATCGATCAGATAACCGGCCGCGCCGATCCGCGCCAGATAGTGATCCCCGCCCGTCTCGACTAAGCCCCTGACCACACGTTTATTGTGATCGCGCTCTGTTTTCGGGAACGTTCCCGTTCACGCCATCCCGGTTAAAAGTTACTCTGCGCCACAGGCCATCCGAGCCTCGTACCTACCTCTGCGACAGGGCTTCATCATGAGCAAAGTAAACCAACAGGATATCGATAAGCTGATAACCCTCGTGGGCGGCCGCGAGAATATCGCAACCGTTAGCCACTGCATTACCCGCCTGCGTTTTGTGCTGAATCAGCCCTCTAAAGCCGATCCGAAAGCAATAGAAGAGCTGCCGATGGTCAAAGGCTGTTTTACCAACGCCGGACAGTTTCAGGTGGTGATCGGCACCAATGTCGGCGATTACTACCAGGCGCTGATCGCCACCAGCGGCCACAGCGCCGCCAGTAAAGATCAGGCCAAACTGGCCGCGCGCCAGAACATGAAATGGCACGAGCGGCTTATCTCCCATTTCGCTGAAATTTTCTTCCCGCTGCTGCCCGCGCTCATCAGCGGCGGTCTGGTGCTCGGCTTTCGCAACGTGATTGGCGATGTGCCGATGCACGACGGCAAAACGCTGGCGCAGATGTTCCCGGCGCTCAAAACCATCTACGACTTTTTATGGCTTATCGGCGAGGCTATCTTCTTCTATCTGCCGGTCGGGATCTGCTGGTCGGCGGTGCGCAAAATGGGCGGCACGCCGATCCTCGGGGTCGTGCTTGGCGTGACGCTGGTTTCGCCGCAGCTGATGAACGCCTACCTGCTCGGCCAGCAAACGCCGGAAGTGTGGGATTTCGGGCTCTTTACCATCGCCAAAGTGGGCTATCAGGCGCAGGTGATCCCGGCGCTGCTGGCGGGCCTGGCGCTCGGCATGATTGAAATTCGCTTAAAACGCCTGGTGCCGGATTACCTCTATCTGGTGGTGGTGCCGGTCTGTTCGCTGCTGCTCGCGGTATTCCTGGCGCACGCGTTTATCGGCCCGTTCGGCCGTCTTATCGGCGACGGCGTGGCGTTCGGCGTGCGTCATCTGATGACCGGCAGCTTCGCGCCCATCGGCGCCGCGCTGTTTGGCTTCCTCTACGCGCCGCTGGTCATCACCGGCGTCCATCAGACCACGCTCGCCGTGGATATGCAGATGATCCAGAGCATGGGCGGCACGCCGGTATGGCCGCTGATTGCGCTGTCGAATATCGCCCAGGGCTCGGCGGTGGTGGGCATTATCATGACCAGCCGCAAACACAACGAGCGCGAGATCTCCGTGCCAGCGGCTATCTCGGCGTATCTCGGCGTGACCGAACCCGCCATGTACGGCATCAACATGAAATATCGCTTCCCGATGCTGTGCGGCATGGTGGGCTCCAGCATCGCCGGGCTGCTGTGCGGGCTGAGCGGCGTGGTGGCGAACGGCATCGGCGTCGGCGGTCTGCCGGCCATTCTCTCCATCCAGCCGGATTACTGGCAGGTGTACGGCATGGCGATGCTGGTGGCGATCATTATTCCTTTCATCCTGACGGTCTTTGTCTATAAGCGAAAATCCCGCCAGGGAACGCTCCTGGTCGTCTAACTTTTATGGTGGTGCGGGGAGCGTTTCGGCGCTCCCCTTTAGCAACAGCGGGAACGCGTTATGAATAACACTCTGCCGTGGTGGCAAAACGGGGTAATTTACCAGATTTACCCGAAGAGTTTCCAGGATACGTCCGGCAACGGCACAGGCGATCTGGCGGGCGTCACCCGACGTCTCGATTATCTGCAAAAACTGGGCGTGGACGCCATCTGGCTGACGCCCTTCTATCTCTCGCCGCAGGTCGATAACGGTTATGACGTGGCGAACTATACCGCCATCGATCCGGCCTGTGGCACGCTGGAGGAGTTCGACACGCTGGTGGCCGACGCCCATGCCCGCGGCATCCGGGTGATTCTCGACATGGTGTTTAACCACACTTCGACGCAGCACGCCTGGTTTCATGACGCGCTGACCCGCGAGAGCGCGCACCGCGAATTTTACATCTGGCGCGACGGCACGCCGGAGGAAGCCCCCAATAACTGGCGTTCAAAATTCGGCGGCAGCGCCTGGCGCTGGCACGCCGAGAGCGGCCAGTATTATCTGCATCTCTTTGCGCCCGAGCAGGCGGATCTCAACTGGGAAAATCCACAGGTGCGCGACGAGGTGAAAAAAGTCTGCGAATTCTGGGCCGATCGCGGCGTGGACGGCCTGCGTCTCGACGTGATCAATCTGATTTCAAAAGATCAGGATTTCCCGTCGGACGATCGCGGCGACGGGCGGCGTTTTTACACCGACGGGCCGCGCATTCACGACTATTTGCAGGAGCTGAGCCGCGACGTGTTTCAGCCGCGCGGGCTGATGACGGTGGGCGAAATGTCCTCCACGACGCTTGAGAACTGCCAGCGCTACGCCGCGCTGGAGGGCCACGAGCTCTCGATGACCTTTAACTTCCATCACCTGAAAGTGGATTACCCGGACGGGCAGAAGTGGACGCTCGCCGCGCCCGATTTCGTGGCGCTGAAAGCGATTTTCAACCACTGGCAGCAGGGCATGCATGGTGTGGCCTGGAACGCGCTGTTCTGGTGTAACCACGATCAGCCGCGCATCGTCTCGCGCTTCGGCGATGAGGGCGCGCTGCGCGTACCGGCGGCGAAAATGCTCGCGATGGTGCTGCACGGCATGCAGGGCACGCCTTATATCTACCAGGGCGAAGAGCTGGGCATGACCAACCCGCACTTCACGCGCATCATCGATTACCGGGACGTGGAGAGCCACAATATGTTTGCCGAGCGGCGCGCGCAGGGGCAAAGCCCGGAGACGCTGCTTGCGATCCTCGCCAGCAAATCGCGCGATAACAGCCGCACGCCGATGCAGTGGGATGACAGCGACAACGGAGGTTT
This DNA window, taken from Cronobacter universalis NCTC 9529, encodes the following:
- the grxB gene encoding glutaredoxin 2, coding for MKLHIYEHCPFCVRALMIVGLKKLPVEVCVIMEGDADTPTRMVGRKVVPILEKDDGTYMPESMDIVRYVDGLGQPCVTDAPVDETIKQWCESVSTPLFNLAIPRFTEGDFAELATPEARRAYTAREEKAFGDLAALRAQTPALLAQVNAQLQALEPLVADRRAIDTTDFILFPLLRSLTIVKGAAFGPQVSAYIERVSTQTGVALLSAQAK
- a CDS encoding TetR/AcrR family transcriptional regulator is translated as MQTDADHPESHKPKRGAATRRRLLKHACAEFARLGYHSTKVSNIVKASGLSQPTFYLYFASKEAAYEELVSEFRLRLERLTETLLIRDRVEGEALVKSVQQSFLKLLNFLAEDQALTEIGFFQPPGCTQTKATLVNAIASNIVKEQTLGLFRNDIDALHMARCCVGMIDQMARVPADEAAPEALALGCAQLLCEGIWVRSQHHDA
- the treR gene encoding trehalose operon repressor TreR; amino-acid sequence: MQHRLTIKDIARLSGVGKSTVSRVLNNESGVSERTREKVEAVMRQHGFSPSRSARAMRGQSDKVVAIIVTRLDSLSENLAVQTILPALYEQGYDPIMLESRFSPALVQEHLGVLSRRHIDGVILFGFSGISDVLTTAWEKSLVLLARDAPGFASVCYEDDGAIRLLMQRLYDHGHRHISFLGVPHSDITTGKRRHEAYLSFCKQHGLTPRDTLPGLAMKQGYEHAADVLSEETTALVCATDTLAIGASKYLQQRGGAPVQLASVGNTPLLKFLHPEAIAVDPGYGEAGRAAAKQLIDQITGRADPRQIVIPARLD
- the treB gene encoding PTS trehalose transporter subunit IIBC, with the protein product MSKVNQQDIDKLITLVGGRENIATVSHCITRLRFVLNQPSKADPKAIEELPMVKGCFTNAGQFQVVIGTNVGDYYQALIATSGHSAASKDQAKLAARQNMKWHERLISHFAEIFFPLLPALISGGLVLGFRNVIGDVPMHDGKTLAQMFPALKTIYDFLWLIGEAIFFYLPVGICWSAVRKMGGTPILGVVLGVTLVSPQLMNAYLLGQQTPEVWDFGLFTIAKVGYQAQVIPALLAGLALGMIEIRLKRLVPDYLYLVVVPVCSLLLAVFLAHAFIGPFGRLIGDGVAFGVRHLMTGSFAPIGAALFGFLYAPLVITGVHQTTLAVDMQMIQSMGGTPVWPLIALSNIAQGSAVVGIIMTSRKHNEREISVPAAISAYLGVTEPAMYGINMKYRFPMLCGMVGSSIAGLLCGLSGVVANGIGVGGLPAILSIQPDYWQVYGMAMLVAIIIPFILTVFVYKRKSRQGTLLVV
- the treC gene encoding alpha,alpha-phosphotrehalase — encoded protein: MNNTLPWWQNGVIYQIYPKSFQDTSGNGTGDLAGVTRRLDYLQKLGVDAIWLTPFYLSPQVDNGYDVANYTAIDPACGTLEEFDTLVADAHARGIRVILDMVFNHTSTQHAWFHDALTRESAHREFYIWRDGTPEEAPNNWRSKFGGSAWRWHAESGQYYLHLFAPEQADLNWENPQVRDEVKKVCEFWADRGVDGLRLDVINLISKDQDFPSDDRGDGRRFYTDGPRIHDYLQELSRDVFQPRGLMTVGEMSSTTLENCQRYAALEGHELSMTFNFHHLKVDYPDGQKWTLAAPDFVALKAIFNHWQQGMHGVAWNALFWCNHDQPRIVSRFGDEGALRVPAAKMLAMVLHGMQGTPYIYQGEELGMTNPHFTRIIDYRDVESHNMFAERRAQGQSPETLLAILASKSRDNSRTPMQWDDSDNGGFTTGTPWIGLCDNYREINAARALDDPDSVFYAYQKLIRLRKAHPIFTWGDYHDLLAEHPYLWCYRREWQGQTLVVMANLSREAHWCTPGDLGGAWQVLMSNYPDAASRPGEINLRPFEAVIWLQGEA